A single genomic interval of Aureliella helgolandensis harbors:
- a CDS encoding N-acyl amino acid synthase FeeM domain-containing protein — translation MPVRKSFSLEWPLGRRLRRNAIKQNSQGTGDDSHQQLKACRIVFSTTSLPAVGHVTVPVVPPKYPEIEVALARTRTELNAAFRLLYEAYVSAGLTARNEEGIRRTPYHLLPTTEVFVAKYVGEVISTLTMIADNPSGLPMESMYAEEIEFQRQNGLKVAEIGCLADRRDSPTRFRNVIGRLSCLVVQVAQSRGMNGLVLATHPRHARFYKRALGFEQFGGLKSCPYAEGNPAVALVMNFERLKGTSIHERLFGEPFTASDMQQTAWTEETSQYLQELSC, via the coding sequence ATGCCGGTTCGAAAAAGCTTCAGCCTGGAATGGCCTCTAGGGCGGAGGCTTCGCCGCAACGCGATAAAACAGAACTCCCAAGGGACCGGCGATGACAGTCACCAACAATTGAAGGCTTGTCGCATAGTGTTCAGCACTACCTCACTCCCTGCCGTGGGGCACGTTACCGTTCCGGTCGTTCCTCCGAAATACCCTGAAATTGAAGTTGCATTGGCTAGGACGAGAACCGAGCTCAATGCAGCCTTTCGTCTATTGTACGAAGCCTATGTCTCAGCTGGCCTAACTGCCAGAAATGAGGAGGGGATTCGTAGAACCCCCTATCATCTCTTGCCCACGACTGAAGTTTTTGTGGCTAAGTATGTAGGGGAGGTTATTTCCACACTGACCATGATTGCCGATAATCCCTCGGGATTGCCCATGGAGTCGATGTACGCGGAGGAAATTGAATTTCAGCGGCAGAACGGATTGAAGGTAGCCGAAATTGGCTGTCTGGCTGATCGCCGTGATTCTCCAACCCGCTTCAGAAATGTTATTGGCCGTTTGTCCTGCCTGGTCGTTCAAGTGGCTCAGTCTCGCGGAATGAACGGACTGGTGCTTGCCACCCACCCGCGACACGCCAGATTCTACAAGCGTGCATTGGGATTCGAGCAATTTGGCGGTCTGAAGAGTTGTCCCTACGCCGAGGGAAATCCGGCGGTTGCTCTCGTGATGAATTTCGAACGCCTCAAGGGAACGAGCATTCACGAGCGATTGTTTGGTGAACCATTCACCGCTAGTGACATGCAGCAAACCGCATGGACCGAAGAGACGTCTCAGTACCTGCAGGAGTTGAGTTGCTAG
- a CDS encoding HlyD family secretion protein, with protein MKKLNTIVAIAIALVVAVIVARQFRPSTLPDRSAALRQTSSSTERVAASGWIEGRTSNVEVRARLAEQIEEILVKEGDWVSKGQPLVTLDASVRVLEQQLARAELAQAQAKLEQLENGARTTEIDVARHELAARSAELDGVRKGLERIQVLRASNAASQQAYDEEFARFKTLEGLVAAAQNRLATLADPPRQDERSAAQAMVEAAASRLSLAEVNLRRTRIVSPLDGRVMRVQCEVGELARADSSDPLVILADTRQLRVVAEVDEFDALRVAIGQPAIITVDSVEGILARGVVIDLEPQVGQKLLFTSQRGDRLDSFSRRVWIALDQAGDLPVGLPVDVVLSTAEQHRRSSQSAPASGPLADTPPATAPGAQYINTQRESP; from the coding sequence GTGAAAAAACTCAACACAATCGTAGCGATTGCCATCGCACTGGTGGTGGCCGTCATTGTAGCTCGGCAATTTCGGCCATCGACGCTGCCAGACCGTTCCGCCGCCTTGCGGCAAACCAGCTCTTCAACAGAACGGGTCGCTGCATCTGGATGGATTGAGGGACGCACTTCCAACGTCGAGGTTCGCGCGCGGCTGGCAGAGCAAATCGAAGAGATCTTGGTCAAGGAAGGGGATTGGGTATCCAAGGGCCAACCTCTGGTGACCCTCGACGCTTCCGTCCGAGTGCTGGAGCAACAGCTGGCGCGGGCGGAACTCGCACAAGCCCAAGCAAAGCTGGAGCAGTTGGAGAACGGGGCTAGGACAACTGAGATCGATGTCGCAAGACACGAACTGGCCGCACGCTCTGCAGAGCTCGATGGCGTGCGCAAGGGACTCGAGCGCATCCAAGTCCTTCGGGCATCCAACGCAGCCAGCCAACAAGCCTACGATGAAGAATTTGCAAGATTCAAAACCCTGGAGGGCCTGGTCGCTGCGGCCCAGAATCGCCTGGCAACTCTGGCAGATCCGCCACGACAAGACGAACGCAGTGCCGCTCAAGCGATGGTGGAAGCGGCCGCCTCGCGGCTATCGTTGGCCGAAGTCAATCTCCGCCGCACCCGTATTGTTTCCCCTCTGGACGGGAGAGTAATGCGAGTGCAGTGTGAAGTTGGTGAATTGGCCCGTGCCGACTCTTCAGATCCACTGGTAATCCTGGCGGACACTCGACAATTGCGGGTCGTGGCCGAGGTCGATGAATTCGACGCACTGCGAGTAGCTATCGGTCAGCCCGCGATCATTACCGTCGACAGTGTTGAAGGCATCTTGGCGCGGGGTGTCGTGATAGACTTGGAACCTCAGGTAGGTCAAAAACTACTGTTCACTTCCCAGCGAGGCGATCGACTCGATTCCTTTAGCCGCCGCGTTTGGATCGCCTTGGATCAGGCTGGTGACTTGCCCGTTGGTTTACCCGTAGACGTCGTGTTGTCGACGGCCGAACAGCATCGACGCAGCAGCCAATCTGCTCCAGCAAGTGGCCCGCTGGCAGACACACCGCCTGCAACTGCTCCAGGTGCACAATACATCAATACGCAACGAGAGTCCCCGTAG
- a CDS encoding polysaccharide biosynthesis/export family protein, whose translation MILGRNTCAVQRIAWSILVLMALPWATGCSTFTFRIKGTPACSLPIECRAESKRYLERIDVTRLTQLPPDHYRLAAGDIIGVTLDGVIPLRGIDDPPQLAPVHFPEAGSNLPPAIGIPVVVQDSGSITLPALQPFSVDGLTLEETAEQIRQTYLDRGILKSENTFPIVTLIKARTVNVTVIREDTGGTVAPGANDRDATGGRIQLEAYHNDVLTALMQTGGLPGLRAKNEIRIYRNGGSHSGMYIPAPVVDAMEVNQSFPTVATTNMDGPETIIPLRIPRGSPINFAPEDVLLHEGDVVYVPNRDTEVFYTAGLLPGGEHLLPRDYDVDIFEAMAIAGYSYGNSQSGGGGGMVPATGVIPSQLFVFRELPNGSEYTIEVDLEKAVALDCERIYVKPGDKLLLRYSPTEEALNFGIFSFFTYGIRELFR comes from the coding sequence ATGATTCTTGGTAGAAACACTTGTGCAGTTCAGCGGATTGCATGGTCGATTCTCGTTTTGATGGCTCTCCCATGGGCCACGGGCTGTTCGACCTTTACATTCAGAATTAAGGGTACGCCGGCGTGCAGCTTGCCTATCGAATGCCGGGCTGAATCCAAACGCTACCTAGAGCGCATCGATGTGACACGGCTCACGCAACTGCCTCCCGACCACTACCGCCTGGCTGCTGGGGACATTATCGGTGTCACCCTCGATGGTGTCATTCCGCTCCGCGGCATTGACGATCCACCGCAATTGGCACCCGTCCATTTCCCGGAAGCGGGCAGCAACCTTCCGCCGGCTATTGGAATCCCTGTCGTCGTTCAAGATAGCGGGTCCATTACCTTGCCGGCTCTGCAACCATTCTCCGTGGATGGCTTGACTCTCGAAGAAACCGCTGAGCAGATTCGTCAAACGTACTTGGATCGTGGCATCCTCAAGAGTGAAAATACGTTTCCCATCGTAACCCTAATCAAGGCTCGTACGGTAAACGTCACGGTCATCCGCGAGGATACTGGCGGGACGGTTGCCCCAGGTGCAAATGATCGCGATGCCACGGGCGGGCGCATCCAATTGGAAGCCTACCACAACGATGTTTTGACGGCCTTGATGCAAACCGGTGGTTTACCGGGACTTCGAGCGAAGAATGAAATTCGCATCTATCGCAATGGAGGCTCGCACTCGGGAATGTACATCCCAGCGCCCGTCGTCGATGCCATGGAAGTCAACCAAAGCTTCCCGACGGTGGCTACGACCAACATGGATGGCCCTGAGACGATCATTCCTCTACGAATTCCACGTGGGAGTCCCATCAACTTCGCTCCTGAAGATGTACTGTTGCACGAAGGAGACGTGGTCTACGTTCCCAATCGCGATACGGAAGTCTTCTACACCGCGGGCCTGCTTCCCGGCGGAGAGCACTTGTTGCCGCGTGACTACGATGTCGACATTTTCGAAGCCATGGCCATCGCCGGCTACTCTTATGGCAATTCACAGTCTGGCGGCGGTGGCGGCATGGTTCCGGCCACTGGCGTTATTCCGTCACAGCTGTTTGTATTCCGCGAGCTTCCCAATGGTTCGGAGTACACGATCGAGGTTGATTTAGAGAAGGCTGTCGCACTGGACTGCGAACGCATCTATGTCAAGCCAGGTGATAAGCTACTGCTTCGCTACTCGCCGACGGAAGAAGCCCTGAACTTCGGTATCTTCTCCTTCTTCACCTACGGCATCCGAGAATTATTCCGCTAA
- a CDS encoding DUF1592 domain-containing protein, translated as MFRKFVSPSILLSLWWLVCSILPAASVQAEEKTLEGLHQEFQMFVVPTLQSHCQACHNADEEEGGLDLTRFHAPQDVEAEHRVWTTVLERVEAGEMPPEDATETLSPEARAKVVSWIEAMLDHAAAENAGDPGPVFARRLSNAEYDYSIRDLTGVDIRPTQTFPVDPANTAGFDNSGESLRMSPALFKKYLEAARLVAEHLVLTPDGIDFAPHPVVTDTDRDKFCVKRIVEFYQRQPTAYSDYFRAAWQLRQDHPKTLPDQAIDDVADELGLSSKYLTRIWLGLTDKKERVGPYSELLVMWQELASATDPQAVGEHCQAMQDFILSTRPHYEPHFENLVVNGIHAGAQAFVLWKNKQYASRRQTAHFDARPTPDSSKQKDQETDAPATDATASDEGDATGDESVPAAPGTSSVDEQQAYIEDCQEFCELFPDAFYISERGRDYLGTSKEKQEKGRLLNAGFHSMMGYFRDDQPLMELILDEAGQRELNQLWQQLDFIASAPQRQYQGFLWFERTDSGYMREEEFDFARPEDQSALQADKIQRLSEVYIAKAIRNGAEEIPLQAIQEYFTEINAQIRWVEETRIRSEETQLSALLDLANRVFRRPLSDSQRDDWQAFYHELREKDQLTHEEAIQDTLVAMLVSPLFSYRVDLLNDSPQARPLNDFELASRLSYFLWSSTPDQELLDCAAAGQLTDPTVLLQQTRRMLQDNKVRGLVNEFGGNWLDIRRFEEHNSVDRERFPIFDDALRTAMFEEPMQFFQNLIQQDSSINEFLNADYTFVNAPLAAHYGIPELDFSRDEWQKVPEAQRFGRGGLLPMAVFLTKNSPGLRTSPVQRGYWVVRRLLGEHIPPPPPNIPELPDDESQLGELTLRETLAKHREHESCASCHNRIDSIGLVFEGFGPIGERRELDLGGHPVDTSASFPDGSQRQGIDELREYIREQRQADFVDNFSRKLLSYGLGRTLLLSDESLLDTMHHKLSADDYRFSALIEAIVTSPQFLNKRGRESLSPTVARNSDEP; from the coding sequence TTGTTTCGTAAATTCGTATCCCCTTCGATACTGCTCTCACTGTGGTGGCTGGTGTGTTCAATATTGCCAGCGGCAAGCGTTCAAGCTGAAGAAAAGACGCTGGAAGGGCTGCATCAAGAATTCCAGATGTTCGTCGTTCCGACGCTCCAATCCCATTGTCAAGCTTGCCACAATGCAGACGAAGAGGAGGGGGGCCTCGACCTAACGCGATTTCATGCCCCGCAAGATGTGGAGGCAGAGCACCGCGTGTGGACCACGGTTCTTGAGAGAGTCGAAGCGGGAGAGATGCCGCCAGAGGACGCCACCGAGACGTTGAGCCCAGAGGCTCGAGCAAAGGTCGTCAGTTGGATCGAGGCAATGCTGGATCACGCTGCGGCGGAGAATGCGGGTGATCCCGGTCCAGTCTTCGCACGCCGCCTGAGCAATGCCGAATACGACTACAGCATCCGAGATCTTACGGGCGTGGACATTCGGCCAACTCAGACCTTCCCAGTGGACCCGGCCAACACCGCTGGGTTTGACAACTCCGGCGAGTCCCTGCGGATGTCTCCGGCACTCTTCAAAAAGTATCTTGAAGCAGCCAGGTTGGTCGCAGAGCATCTAGTACTCACTCCCGACGGTATCGACTTTGCCCCGCATCCCGTCGTGACTGACACCGATCGCGATAAGTTTTGTGTGAAGCGGATCGTGGAGTTTTACCAACGGCAGCCCACCGCTTACTCCGACTACTTTCGAGCTGCTTGGCAGCTCCGCCAAGACCATCCCAAGACTCTGCCAGACCAAGCCATCGATGATGTGGCCGACGAGCTGGGCTTGAGTTCCAAGTACCTGACACGCATTTGGCTTGGGCTGACCGATAAAAAAGAGAGAGTCGGTCCCTACTCCGAACTCTTGGTCATGTGGCAGGAACTAGCTAGTGCGACGGATCCCCAAGCGGTCGGTGAGCACTGCCAAGCCATGCAAGACTTTATTTTAAGCACTCGCCCGCATTATGAACCCCATTTCGAAAACCTGGTCGTCAACGGAATTCATGCTGGGGCTCAAGCCTTCGTGCTGTGGAAAAACAAACAATACGCATCGCGCCGGCAAACGGCACATTTCGATGCCAGACCGACACCTGATTCGAGTAAGCAGAAGGATCAAGAAACGGACGCACCCGCTACCGATGCGACAGCGAGCGATGAGGGGGATGCGACAGGAGATGAGTCGGTGCCTGCAGCCCCGGGCACTTCCTCGGTCGATGAACAACAGGCATACATCGAAGATTGCCAAGAATTCTGCGAGCTGTTTCCCGATGCTTTCTACATTTCCGAACGAGGAAGGGACTACCTAGGTACGTCCAAAGAAAAGCAAGAGAAGGGCCGGCTGCTCAACGCCGGATTCCACAGCATGATGGGTTACTTCCGCGACGATCAACCGTTGATGGAATTAATCCTCGACGAGGCAGGGCAGAGAGAACTGAATCAACTTTGGCAACAATTGGACTTCATTGCCAGCGCACCGCAGCGACAGTACCAAGGATTTTTGTGGTTCGAACGGACCGATTCTGGTTACATGCGCGAGGAGGAATTCGATTTTGCGCGTCCCGAGGACCAATCAGCCTTGCAAGCTGACAAGATTCAGCGGCTGTCGGAGGTCTATATTGCCAAGGCGATACGCAATGGTGCGGAAGAGATTCCGCTGCAGGCCATCCAAGAGTATTTCACCGAGATCAATGCACAGATCCGGTGGGTTGAAGAGACGCGAATTCGCTCGGAGGAGACGCAATTATCCGCCTTACTTGATTTGGCCAACCGCGTCTTCCGCCGCCCGCTCAGCGATTCGCAACGCGACGATTGGCAAGCCTTCTATCACGAATTGCGTGAGAAGGACCAACTCACTCACGAAGAAGCCATCCAGGACACTCTGGTTGCGATGCTCGTCTCCCCCTTGTTCAGCTACCGCGTCGACCTACTCAACGATAGCCCTCAAGCACGTCCGCTCAACGATTTCGAACTAGCCAGCCGGCTCAGCTATTTTTTGTGGTCCAGCACACCCGATCAAGAGTTGTTGGATTGTGCAGCGGCGGGACAACTCACCGATCCAACCGTCCTTCTGCAGCAAACTCGCAGAATGTTGCAGGACAACAAGGTGCGAGGTTTAGTCAACGAATTTGGGGGCAATTGGCTCGACATTCGGAGATTTGAGGAGCACAACAGTGTGGATCGAGAGCGTTTCCCGATTTTTGATGATGCGCTCCGCACGGCAATGTTCGAAGAGCCAATGCAGTTCTTTCAAAACTTAATTCAACAAGACAGCTCGATCAACGAATTCCTCAACGCCGACTACACGTTTGTCAACGCACCGCTGGCGGCGCATTACGGCATACCCGAACTCGACTTCAGTCGCGACGAATGGCAAAAGGTACCGGAGGCGCAGCGGTTTGGGCGCGGTGGCTTGTTGCCAATGGCCGTTTTCTTGACCAAAAATTCGCCTGGGCTGCGCACCAGTCCCGTACAACGTGGCTATTGGGTAGTGCGCAGGTTGTTGGGAGAACATATCCCGCCGCCGCCTCCCAACATCCCAGAATTGCCCGACGATGAATCGCAATTGGGCGAGCTGACGCTCCGTGAAACGCTGGCGAAGCATCGAGAGCACGAGAGCTGCGCGAGTTGCCACAATCGCATCGATTCGATTGGGCTGGTCTTTGAGGGATTCGGTCCAATCGGTGAACGCCGCGAGTTGGATTTGGGGGGGCATCCGGTAGACACCTCGGCCAGCTTCCCGGATGGAAGTCAGCGCCAGGGAATTGATGAGTTGCGTGAATACATCCGCGAGCAGCGGCAGGCGGATTTCGTCGACAACTTTTCCCGGAAGCTGCTATCGTATGGACTGGGACGCACGCTGCTGCTGTCAGACGAAAGCTTGCTAGACACCATGCACCATAAACTGTCTGCGGACGACTATCGCTTTTCAGCCTTGATCGAAGCGATTGTCACTAGTCCCCAGTTTCTCAATAAACGAGGTCGCGAGAGCCTCTCTCCCACCGTTGCTAGGAACTCTGATGAACCCTAA
- a CDS encoding ABC transporter permease: MLWYLSLRTLLFDRGKLLTGLVGVVFSVILVNVQGGLFYGLISKASYLVDRSQADIWVGSYQMHNVDFPHDVPARWLQRIRSIPGVAEADPIRIGFSEMSLPDGGHEGVTVVGIMRDSSLGRSFEVIQGNPQALADPLGIVVDECDDEKLQYPALGEIREIGGKRTRVVAKSRGVLSFLVTPYVFTTLDRAADFIGSDRTLVSYFLVRTVPGANKAEVCREIDRRLPSATAMTAQDYANVSINFWTTRTGIGLSFGAAAGLGLLVGLVMVGQTLYAMVLDRISEYATLKAIGATEREIITLLTLQSATIAIVGICLGTVLSFLIGLLLSTPRTTIAIPAMLYVGSGLLVFTICLLAAGLPYLRVRSVDAHTVLQGS; the protein is encoded by the coding sequence ATGCTCTGGTACTTGTCCCTGAGAACCCTGCTGTTTGACCGTGGCAAATTGCTGACGGGGCTGGTCGGCGTTGTGTTTTCAGTCATCCTTGTGAATGTGCAGGGAGGGCTGTTTTACGGGCTCATTTCCAAGGCAAGCTATCTGGTAGACCGCAGCCAAGCAGATATTTGGGTGGGTAGTTACCAAATGCACAACGTCGATTTCCCGCACGACGTACCCGCCCGCTGGCTGCAGCGGATACGAAGTATTCCTGGAGTAGCCGAGGCGGACCCGATTCGCATTGGATTTTCCGAGATGAGCCTTCCCGATGGAGGGCACGAGGGAGTCACCGTGGTTGGAATTATGCGTGACAGCAGTCTGGGACGATCGTTTGAAGTTATTCAAGGAAATCCCCAAGCGCTGGCTGATCCGCTTGGAATCGTCGTGGATGAGTGCGATGACGAAAAACTACAATATCCAGCATTGGGCGAAATTCGGGAAATAGGCGGAAAACGAACTCGGGTCGTGGCCAAGAGTCGTGGCGTATTGAGCTTTCTGGTGACCCCTTACGTTTTCACGACGCTGGATCGCGCGGCGGACTTCATTGGCTCCGATCGCACGCTGGTGTCCTATTTTTTGGTACGCACGGTGCCAGGGGCGAACAAGGCAGAGGTCTGTCGGGAGATTGACCGGCGTTTACCATCAGCGACCGCCATGACGGCTCAAGATTATGCTAACGTCTCCATCAATTTTTGGACTACGCGAACCGGTATTGGCCTCAGTTTCGGCGCCGCTGCTGGACTCGGTCTACTCGTCGGACTCGTCATGGTCGGCCAAACGCTGTACGCCATGGTGCTGGATCGAATCAGTGAGTACGCGACCCTCAAAGCGATTGGTGCTACCGAACGTGAAATCATCACGCTGCTGACGCTCCAGTCCGCGACGATTGCCATCGTCGGTATTTGCCTGGGAACGGTACTCTCCTTCCTAATTGGACTGCTGCTAAGTACCCCCCGCACCACCATTGCCATTCCAGCGATGCTCTACGTAGGCAGCGGCTTGTTGGTCTTCACCATCTGCCTGCTGGCCGCCGGTTTGCCTTACTTGCGCGTACGCAGTGTCGATGCTCACACCGTGCTCCAAGGAAGTTAG
- a CDS encoding YdcF family protein — protein sequence MHSPPSSKPIPLQTPSWSSYWLRKSAYLFAAWVCLVGLPSFPIVRACLTLPLYCHNPGARGDTAYVMADGYAYLERLRAAADLYHMHRVKEIYLLNETRSHGYNFVLERSQSTSESASNYLKYLGVPPDSVHLVDADASPLMGSLNEAQAFAANTQDLTGRVVVVTSAPHTRRSLLCFQRSLPAERPVTIYSASLPEDSAELNGPIWQEYLKLLIYYCVA from the coding sequence ATGCACTCTCCGCCCTCCTCCAAACCAATCCCACTCCAAACTCCGAGTTGGTCAAGCTACTGGCTAAGAAAGTCCGCCTACTTATTCGCCGCCTGGGTCTGTTTGGTCGGGTTACCATCGTTTCCCATCGTAAGAGCCTGTTTGACGCTCCCCCTGTACTGCCATAATCCAGGAGCACGGGGAGATACGGCCTATGTGATGGCAGATGGATACGCTTACCTCGAACGTTTGCGGGCTGCGGCGGATCTCTATCACATGCATCGCGTCAAAGAGATCTACCTACTCAACGAAACGAGGTCGCACGGTTACAACTTTGTACTCGAACGCTCGCAGTCAACCTCTGAGAGCGCAAGCAACTATCTCAAATACTTGGGCGTACCGCCTGATTCCGTCCACTTGGTCGATGCCGATGCTTCCCCGCTGATGGGTTCCTTGAATGAGGCCCAGGCCTTTGCCGCCAACACACAGGACCTTACCGGGCGAGTCGTTGTCGTCACGTCCGCTCCCCACACGCGTCGAAGCCTACTTTGCTTCCAACGCAGCTTGCCAGCTGAGCGTCCCGTCACCATCTACTCCGCGTCGTTACCGGAGGACAGCGCCGAACTCAACGGACCAATTTGGCAGGAGTATCTCAAGCTCTTGATCTACTATTGCGTTGCCTAG
- a CDS encoding FemAB family XrtA/PEP-CTERM system-associated protein, whose product MDIELLPGDEWPAMEVADCEFPRLNSHQQGWLQAVCRGLSHRPYLLVHRSDRGEVDGLLPLAFVKSLLFGRFLTSMPYLNTGGVWAADPQVASALIDRGCRLADELNTRYLELRHEHRVEHPKLNAERTDKVHMRLPLPASDDELNSSFKSKLRSQIRKSGDFGLSLEWGSENLLADFYHVFSINMRDLGTPVYSRRLFAEILKAFPEEAELCVVRQEGRPIAGALLTHLNQISEVPSASCLRKFNRTNANMWMYRNLLRRAIERGSQCFDFGRSSRDSGTYKFKAQWGAQPHPAIWQYYVRKGSPEDMRPDAGGKQKLVELWKKLPVPISRLLGPHIVRGIP is encoded by the coding sequence ATGGATATTGAATTGTTACCGGGAGATGAGTGGCCCGCCATGGAAGTCGCTGACTGCGAATTTCCCCGACTCAACTCGCACCAGCAGGGATGGCTGCAAGCGGTTTGTCGCGGGCTCTCCCATCGGCCCTATTTGCTCGTCCATCGCAGCGATCGGGGCGAAGTGGATGGCTTGTTGCCACTGGCATTCGTCAAGAGTCTACTGTTCGGACGTTTTTTGACGAGCATGCCCTATCTCAACACCGGTGGAGTTTGGGCAGCCGACCCACAAGTGGCCTCGGCACTTATCGATCGCGGATGTCGTTTGGCCGATGAGCTGAATACGCGGTATCTCGAGCTTCGGCACGAGCACAGGGTCGAGCACCCAAAGTTGAACGCGGAGCGGACCGATAAGGTCCATATGCGGCTGCCGCTACCGGCCAGTGATGATGAGTTGAATAGCTCATTTAAGTCGAAGCTGCGGAGTCAGATAAGGAAGTCAGGCGATTTTGGCCTGAGTCTTGAGTGGGGGAGTGAGAACCTATTGGCGGACTTTTATCATGTTTTCTCCATCAACATGCGCGATTTGGGAACACCCGTCTACTCGCGTCGCTTGTTCGCAGAAATCCTGAAGGCGTTTCCCGAAGAGGCTGAGTTGTGTGTGGTGCGCCAAGAGGGCCGTCCCATCGCGGGAGCACTGCTAACTCATCTCAATCAAATCAGCGAAGTTCCGAGTGCTAGTTGCTTGCGCAAATTCAATCGCACTAACGCGAACATGTGGATGTATCGCAACTTGTTGCGCCGCGCTATTGAGCGTGGTAGCCAGTGTTTTGATTTTGGACGCAGCAGCCGAGATAGTGGAACTTACAAATTCAAAGCCCAGTGGGGTGCTCAGCCGCATCCAGCCATTTGGCAATACTATGTACGCAAGGGCTCCCCGGAAGACATGCGCCCCGATGCTGGCGGCAAGCAGAAGTTGGTGGAACTCTGGAAGAAGCTACCGGTTCCGATAAGTCGTCTGCTCGGCCCCCACATCGTCCGTGGCATTCCCTAA
- a CDS encoding GxxExxY protein yields the protein MSILFKDESYQIMGAVFEVYKEKGCGFLEAVYQECLVLEIGLCNVPFLAQPGLRLTYKGKPLQQIFKPDFICFEKIIVEIISVSMLKDEHRAQVHNYLKATGCELGLLVNFGHYPQVESERIIRQLKK from the coding sequence GTGAGCATACTCTTCAAAGACGAGTCGTATCAGATCATGGGAGCGGTGTTCGAAGTCTACAAGGAGAAGGGGTGTGGATTTCTTGAAGCGGTCTATCAGGAATGTTTGGTCTTAGAAATCGGACTTTGCAACGTTCCATTCCTTGCGCAGCCTGGTCTCCGGCTAACTTACAAAGGCAAACCGTTGCAGCAGATTTTCAAGCCTGATTTTATCTGTTTCGAGAAGATCATTGTCGAGATCATATCGGTCTCAATGCTGAAGGACGAGCATCGCGCTCAAGTCCATAATTACTTGAAAGCTACCGGCTGTGAACTTGGGTTGCTTGTCAACTTCGGTCATTATCCGCAAGTAGAGTCGGAGCGGATAATTCGCCAACTGAAGAAGTAG
- a CDS encoding ABC transporter ATP-binding protein, translating to MPLEPNHPPEPSNRAIPATPGADPDYFAAFRIAEALDLPEELGPTADFSHSPKPPTDAQTAVIRAVGIDKSYMIGDQRCPVLRDVHFATHAGECVFLSGPSGGGKSTLLAILGCLLQPDQGQVFLSGRRADQLTPQQLAFLRRDNIGFVFQRFQLIRGLTAMDNVALPLTLQGQSLPDARTMAADLLRQVGLEQHLRALPTAMSPGQCQRVALARGLITRPQLLLADEPTAALDAKSGLEVMELLRELVHQTGAAAVVVTHDPRIHHFADRICEMENGSLRT from the coding sequence ATGCCCCTAGAGCCAAACCATCCACCAGAACCCAGCAACAGGGCAATTCCCGCCACCCCAGGGGCAGATCCCGACTATTTTGCTGCCTTTCGGATCGCAGAGGCCTTGGATCTGCCAGAGGAACTCGGCCCAACAGCGGATTTCTCGCATAGTCCTAAGCCCCCCACGGACGCACAAACGGCGGTGATTCGCGCCGTGGGAATCGACAAGTCCTACATGATCGGCGATCAGCGCTGCCCAGTTCTCCGCGACGTGCACTTCGCAACCCACGCGGGTGAATGCGTCTTCCTGTCTGGACCATCCGGTGGTGGCAAGAGTACTCTACTGGCTATCCTGGGCTGCCTGTTGCAGCCGGACCAAGGACAAGTATTCCTGAGTGGACGTCGGGCCGACCAACTAACACCTCAGCAGTTGGCCTTCCTGCGGCGCGACAACATTGGCTTTGTCTTCCAGCGATTTCAATTGATCCGAGGCCTGACGGCGATGGACAATGTAGCCCTACCACTCACACTTCAAGGTCAATCCCTGCCCGATGCTCGCACCATGGCAGCCGATCTGCTGCGGCAAGTCGGCTTGGAACAACACCTTCGCGCCCTGCCGACGGCCATGAGCCCCGGACAATGCCAACGCGTGGCGCTGGCACGTGGCCTGATCACTCGTCCTCAACTTCTGCTAGCCGATGAGCCCACGGCGGCCCTCGATGCGAAATCGGGTTTGGAGGTCATGGAGTTGCTGCGGGAACTGGTGCACCAAACGGGAGCTGCTGCCGTCGTGGTGACGCACGATCCTCGGATCCATCACTTTGCCGACCGCATTTGCGAGATGGAAAACGGGAGTCTCCGCACGTGA